The genome window GGAAGTAAAGAGTATACCTAGTATTTTTTTATTTTCCTTTGGGGGTATCAAAAAACCAAACCCCTTTAGAGGATCTGGTAGTGACTCATTACTAAATCCTAATCCCACAACGCAAGCTGGAGCATACTTTATGGTCGAGAATAGATAAGATAATTCACTGTCTAAACCCTTTATAACATTTGATAAATTATATGCTGGAATTGTTAAAATTATTTTATCAAAATTATAGTTATTTTTTGTAGTGTTAACAGAGATTTTATTTTCATTATCAATACTTATAACTTCTTCATTTAGTTTAAGATCAAGATGTTTATTTTGTTCGCTAAGAGCAATTAAGCCGTTATATAGACCACCCTTGCATGAAATAAGTATAGACTTTGGGCCAGAAGGTCCACTTTTTTTGTCTTTTTTTTTAAAAAGTCCCTTAAATAGACCCCCATAATCTTTTTCTAATTCATAGATTGTGGGAAAACTGGCTTTTAGGCTTAGTTTAGAAATGTCACCAGCAAATACACCAGAAACCATTGGCGCTATGAGATAGTCTTTTGCTTCTTTACCCAACCTTCTTTCAGCAAAGTCAGCAATTGTTTCATCATAATTATCTTTTTTCTTGGGAACAAAGAATTCGCCAAGCACACGTAATTTTCCTTTTAAACTTAATATATCACTCTTAAGAAATTCTATTGGTTTTTCAGGTAATTTAACTAGCTTATTGTCCTTATAAATATACCTTATTCGTGAAGCATCATTACTTTTTATAAGCAAATTGCTTAGGTTAGCCTCTTTGAATAGATTTAGTGTTGACGTTTTGTTGTTTAAAAAACCATTAGGGCCAGCCTCAATCCTGAAGCCATTATTTTCTTTTGTATATACTGAACCGCCAAGTCTCTCACTTTTTTCAAAAAGGGTTATATTTACTTTTTTATTATTCTTTTTAGCTATATTTGAGATAATACTAGCAGCTGAAACGCCTGATATGCCGCCTCCTATGATACATATATCCATTTATTGCTCCTAATAGCAGTTATATTCTAGGTCTTTGATATTTTCAAAGGGTAATAGGGTGTAACTAATTTCATCATAATTATTGATTAAATAGCACAGTTTATTTAACTCTTTTTTTTCTATATACTCTTTATTGTGAAAATCTTTTATCTGAAATTTAGCTATTATCCTTTTGGTGGGTTTTATAATCTTTGTCATATCTCTTATACTTTTATTGACAATATTCAAAACATCTAAAAATGAACAATTTAATTCCTTAGCCATCTGTATATGATAAGACATATAAGCAAAATAATCAACATCTATAGATTTAAAGCTAGATAATGATTGGGCATACCATTTCTTAGCTTTATTTGGTTTATAGGGGGTTTCATAGTATATATTTATTGCAATTTTAATTGATGGGTCAATAAGCTTAACAGACCAAATAATTTTATTTAAAAAATATCTCATCTGGTTTATCTTCCAATCAGTAAATGCCTTAGATATATCTTTATTATTGATTGTGTTGTTATTTATGGTAAAGCCTCTATCAACAAAGAATCTCTTTTTAGCTTCTATTGAGGCACTCTCATCAATCTTTAATATGAAGTCATCTTGTATTAATATGCCATCTATGTCATACATTGCTAAGTCTTTAAATAGAGCAATGATTTTACTAAATACATTATTATTGAACAAATTGACCCCATATCCACTTCTATTTAAATTATCTATTTTAAATGTTTTATCTAGGTTATAGCTTTCTTTTAATGCATCTAGACTCCTTGTGGCCATCCAAGCAAATACTTTTAGATTATATTTCTTAGCCTTTATCAATAGGGGTCTTAGTATGTCTTTAATCACATACACTTGATTCGTTTTAAAATATACACCACTACTTGCTGTAGAATTTATATTAAAGTGGTACCTATCATTCTTGTTGTGAAAAACCCTTACAAAGATTGTATTAAACCCCTTTTTTTTAATATCTGCAAGATAGCTATCAAGCTGCTTTTCTGATATGTTGAAATTAAATATCTGGATACCCTTTACCCTATAATAACTATCTGAGACTAAATTTAGCGCATATAAATCTATAGTGAAAACCAGAAAAACAAGGATAACAAGTATATAGATAAGGTACTTCATTTATATATTTCGACAACTACAGGCTCTATATTAAATCTATCCTTAATTTCATCTAAATTAGCTTTCGCGCTGTTATAATCTTTTGTTGTGCAGCACCTTATTTTATACCACTTACTTTTATTATTGTTTTCATCTGAGAATATATGGGCATCACTATAATAATTTTTATAAAAATCAAGTAAATTTTGTGCAACATCAATATTTTTGTGACTTGACAGTTGAATAACATACATCTTTTTCTTTTTACTATTTTTGCCCACAAGATTTTCCCAAACAATTTTATT of Deferribacterota bacterium contains these proteins:
- the hemG gene encoding protoporphyrinogen oxidase; the encoded protein is MDICIIGGGISGVSAASIISNIAKKNNKKVNITLFEKSERLGGSVYTKENNGFRIEAGPNGFLNNKTSTLNLFKEANLSNLLIKSNDASRIRYIYKDNKLVKLPEKPIEFLKSDILSLKGKLRVLGEFFVPKKKDNYDETIADFAERRLGKEAKDYLIAPMVSGVFAGDISKLSLKASFPTIYELEKDYGGLFKGLFKKKDKKSGPSGPKSILISCKGGLYNGLIALSEQNKHLDLKLNEEVISIDNENKISVNTTKNNYNFDKIILTIPAYNLSNVIKGLDSELSYLFSTIKYAPACVVGLGFSNESLPDPLKGFGFLIPPKENKKILGILFTSSIFPERAPDNHKLIRIILGGDGNEWILQKNTKELIELAYSQAKDILKIKGKPIVEECFLFEKAIPQYYVGHYEKVKKIENILNKYNNIYIGGNILYGISMNDCTAQSYKIAEKIFKEV
- a CDS encoding poly-beta-1,6-N-acetyl-D-glucosamine N-deacetylase PgaB; translated protein: MKYLIYILVILVFLVFTIDLYALNLVSDSYYRVKGIQIFNFNISEKQLDSYLADIKKKGFNTIFVRVFHNKNDRYHFNINSTASSGVYFKTNQVYVIKDILRPLLIKAKKYNLKVFAWMATRSLDALKESYNLDKTFKIDNLNRSGYGVNLFNNNVFSKIIALFKDLAMYDIDGILIQDDFILKIDESASIEAKKRFFVDRGFTINNNTINNKDISKAFTDWKINQMRYFLNKIIWSVKLIDPSIKIAINIYYETPYKPNKAKKWYAQSLSSFKSIDVDYFAYMSYHIQMAKELNCSFLDVLNIVNKSIRDMTKIIKPTKRIIAKFQIKDFHNKEYIEKKELNKLCYLINNYDEISYTLLPFENIKDLEYNCY